In Mustela nigripes isolate SB6536 chromosome 2, MUSNIG.SB6536, whole genome shotgun sequence, a single window of DNA contains:
- the GLYCTK gene encoding glycerate kinase isoform X1: protein MAVVLQVLPCVARALLRPLLMGSPVVRLASGMALAEQAQQLFESTVGAVLPGPMLQRALCLDPSSGLLKVRDRSFQLRQNLYLVGFGKAVLGMAAAAEELLGQHLVQGVISVPKGIRAAMEHAGKQEMLLKPHSRVQVFEGAEDNLPDRDALRAAVAIRQLAEGLTADDLLLVLISGGGSALLPAPIPPVTLEEKQTLTKLLAARGANIQELNTIRKALSQLKGGGLAQAAYPAQVVSLILSDVVGDPVEVIASGPTVASVHSVQDCLHILNHYGLRAALPRSVKTVLAQSDSDPHGPHSCGHVLNVIIGSNALALAEAQRQAEALGYRAVVLSAAIQGDVKSVARFYGLLTRVAGAHLTPPVTRASVEEEAQLWELASELHLPDLQLKEALEAVVEAGGPVCLLAGGEPTVQLQGSGKGGRNQELALRVGAELGQRPLGPLEVLFLSGGTDGQDGPTEAAGAWVVPELASQAAAEGLDVAAFLSRNDSHTFFRCFRGGAHLLHTGLTGTNVMDAHLLFLRPR from the exons ATGGCTGTGGTCCTGCAGGTACTGCCCTGCGTGGCCCGAGCCCTCTTACGCCCGCTCCTCATGGGGAGCCCGGTGGTCCGGCTGGCCAGTGGCATGGCCCTGGCAGAGCAGGCACAGCAGCTCTTCGAGAGCACTGTGGGGGCTGTGCTTCCAGGCCCCATGCTGCAACGGGCACTGTGCTTGGATCCTAGCAGTGGGCTGCTGAAGGTGCGGGATCGGAGCTTTCAGCTGCGTCAAAACCTCTACCTGGTGGGCTTTGGCAAGGCTGTGCTGGGCATGGCAGCTGCAGCTGAGGAGCTCCTGGGCCAGCATCTCGTGCAGGGTGTGATCAGCGTGCCCAAGGGGATTCGTGCTGCCATGGAGCATGCTGGCAAGCA ggAGATGCTGCTGAAGCCACACAGCCGTGTCCAGGTATTTGAGGGTGCAGAGGACAACCTGCCAGACCGAGATGCACTTCGGGCTGCAGTGGCCATCCGGCAGCTGGCTGAAGGTCTCACAGCTGATGATCTCCTGCTTGTACTCATCTCAG GTGGGGGCTCAGCCTTGCTCCCTGCCCCTATTCCTCCTGTGACACTGGAAGAAAAGCAGACACTCACCAAGCTGCTGGCAGCCCGTGGAGCCAACATCCAGGAGCTGAATACCATCCGGAAGGCCTTGTCCCAGCTCAAGGGTGGGGGGCTGGCTCAGGCTGCCTACCCTGCCCAG GTGGTGAGCCTGATTTTGTCAGACGTGGTGGGGGACCCGGTGGAGGTGATCGCCAGCGGCCCCACCGTGGCCAGCGTCCACAGCGTGCAAGACTGCCTGCACATCCTCAATCACTACGGCCTTCGAGCTGCCCTGCCCCGTTCCGTGAAGACTGTGTTGGCTCAGTCTGACTCTGACCCTCACGGGCCGCACAGCTGTGGTCACGTGCTCAACGTGATCATTGGCTCAAACGCGCTGGCCCTGGCTGAGGCCCAGCGGCAGGCCGAGGCACTGGGGTACAGGGCCGTGGTGCTGAGCGCAGCCATACAGGGTGACGTGAAAAGTGTGGCCCGGTTCTACGGGTTGCTCACCCGAGTGGCCGGAGCCCACCTCACCCCGCCTGTGACTAGGGCCTCCGTGGAGGAGGAGGCACAACTCTGGGAGCTGGCATCTGAGCTCCATCTCCCAGACCTGCAGCTCAAGGAGGCCCTGGAGGCCGTGGTGGAGGCCGGGGGCCCTGTCTGCCTGTTGGCTGGTGGTGAGCCCACCGTGCAGTTGCAGGGCTCAGGAAAGGGTGGCCGGAACCAGGAACTGGCTCTGCGTGTCGGAGCAGAGCTGGGACAACGGCCACTGGGGCCTCTGGAGGTGCTGTTTTTGAGTGGTGGCACCGATGGACAGGATGGGCCCACAGAGGCAGCTGGGGCCTGGGTCGTGCCTGAGCTTGCCAGCCAGGCTGCTGCTGAGGGCCTGGACGTGGCTGCCTTCCTATCCCGCAATGACTCTCATACCTTCTTCCGCTGTTTCCGAGGCGGGGCGCACCTGCTGCACACGGGGCTGACTGGGACCAATGTCATGGACGCCCACCTCCTGTTCCTGCGGCCGCGGTGA
- the GLYCTK gene encoding glycerate kinase isoform X2, which translates to MAVVLQVLPCVARALLRPLLMGSPVVRLASGMALAEQAQQLFESTVGAVLPGPMLQRALCLDPSSGLLKVRDRSFQLRQNLYLVGFGKAVLGMAAAAEELLGQHLVQGVISVPKGIRAAMEHAGKQEMLLKPHSRVQVFEGAEDNLPDRDALRAAVAIRQLAEGGGSALLPAPIPPVTLEEKQTLTKLLAARGANIQELNTIRKALSQLKGGGLAQAAYPAQVVSLILSDVVGDPVEVIASGPTVASVHSVQDCLHILNHYGLRAALPRSVKTVLAQSDSDPHGPHSCGHVLNVIIGSNALALAEAQRQAEALGYRAVVLSAAIQGDVKSVARFYGLLTRVAGAHLTPPVTRASVEEEAQLWELASELHLPDLQLKEALEAVVEAGGPVCLLAGGEPTVQLQGSGKGGRNQELALRVGAELGQRPLGPLEVLFLSGGTDGQDGPTEAAGAWVVPELASQAAAEGLDVAAFLSRNDSHTFFRCFRGGAHLLHTGLTGTNVMDAHLLFLRPR; encoded by the exons ATGGCTGTGGTCCTGCAGGTACTGCCCTGCGTGGCCCGAGCCCTCTTACGCCCGCTCCTCATGGGGAGCCCGGTGGTCCGGCTGGCCAGTGGCATGGCCCTGGCAGAGCAGGCACAGCAGCTCTTCGAGAGCACTGTGGGGGCTGTGCTTCCAGGCCCCATGCTGCAACGGGCACTGTGCTTGGATCCTAGCAGTGGGCTGCTGAAGGTGCGGGATCGGAGCTTTCAGCTGCGTCAAAACCTCTACCTGGTGGGCTTTGGCAAGGCTGTGCTGGGCATGGCAGCTGCAGCTGAGGAGCTCCTGGGCCAGCATCTCGTGCAGGGTGTGATCAGCGTGCCCAAGGGGATTCGTGCTGCCATGGAGCATGCTGGCAAGCA ggAGATGCTGCTGAAGCCACACAGCCGTGTCCAGGTATTTGAGGGTGCAGAGGACAACCTGCCAGACCGAGATGCACTTCGGGCTGCAGTGGCCATCCGGCAGCTGGCTGAAG GTGGGGGCTCAGCCTTGCTCCCTGCCCCTATTCCTCCTGTGACACTGGAAGAAAAGCAGACACTCACCAAGCTGCTGGCAGCCCGTGGAGCCAACATCCAGGAGCTGAATACCATCCGGAAGGCCTTGTCCCAGCTCAAGGGTGGGGGGCTGGCTCAGGCTGCCTACCCTGCCCAG GTGGTGAGCCTGATTTTGTCAGACGTGGTGGGGGACCCGGTGGAGGTGATCGCCAGCGGCCCCACCGTGGCCAGCGTCCACAGCGTGCAAGACTGCCTGCACATCCTCAATCACTACGGCCTTCGAGCTGCCCTGCCCCGTTCCGTGAAGACTGTGTTGGCTCAGTCTGACTCTGACCCTCACGGGCCGCACAGCTGTGGTCACGTGCTCAACGTGATCATTGGCTCAAACGCGCTGGCCCTGGCTGAGGCCCAGCGGCAGGCCGAGGCACTGGGGTACAGGGCCGTGGTGCTGAGCGCAGCCATACAGGGTGACGTGAAAAGTGTGGCCCGGTTCTACGGGTTGCTCACCCGAGTGGCCGGAGCCCACCTCACCCCGCCTGTGACTAGGGCCTCCGTGGAGGAGGAGGCACAACTCTGGGAGCTGGCATCTGAGCTCCATCTCCCAGACCTGCAGCTCAAGGAGGCCCTGGAGGCCGTGGTGGAGGCCGGGGGCCCTGTCTGCCTGTTGGCTGGTGGTGAGCCCACCGTGCAGTTGCAGGGCTCAGGAAAGGGTGGCCGGAACCAGGAACTGGCTCTGCGTGTCGGAGCAGAGCTGGGACAACGGCCACTGGGGCCTCTGGAGGTGCTGTTTTTGAGTGGTGGCACCGATGGACAGGATGGGCCCACAGAGGCAGCTGGGGCCTGGGTCGTGCCTGAGCTTGCCAGCCAGGCTGCTGCTGAGGGCCTGGACGTGGCTGCCTTCCTATCCCGCAATGACTCTCATACCTTCTTCCGCTGTTTCCGAGGCGGGGCGCACCTGCTGCACACGGGGCTGACTGGGACCAATGTCATGGACGCCCACCTCCTGTTCCTGCGGCCGCGGTGA
- the GLYCTK gene encoding glycerate kinase isoform X3, translating to MAAAAEELLGQHLVQGVISVPKGIRAAMEHAGKQEMLLKPHSRVQVFEGAEDNLPDRDALRAAVAIRQLAEGLTADDLLLVLISGGGSALLPAPIPPVTLEEKQTLTKLLAARGANIQELNTIRKALSQLKGGGLAQAAYPAQVVSLILSDVVGDPVEVIASGPTVASVHSVQDCLHILNHYGLRAALPRSVKTVLAQSDSDPHGPHSCGHVLNVIIGSNALALAEAQRQAEALGYRAVVLSAAIQGDVKSVARFYGLLTRVAGAHLTPPVTRASVEEEAQLWELASELHLPDLQLKEALEAVVEAGGPVCLLAGGEPTVQLQGSGKGGRNQELALRVGAELGQRPLGPLEVLFLSGGTDGQDGPTEAAGAWVVPELASQAAAEGLDVAAFLSRNDSHTFFRCFRGGAHLLHTGLTGTNVMDAHLLFLRPR from the exons ATGGCAGCTGCAGCTGAGGAGCTCCTGGGCCAGCATCTCGTGCAGGGTGTGATCAGCGTGCCCAAGGGGATTCGTGCTGCCATGGAGCATGCTGGCAAGCA ggAGATGCTGCTGAAGCCACACAGCCGTGTCCAGGTATTTGAGGGTGCAGAGGACAACCTGCCAGACCGAGATGCACTTCGGGCTGCAGTGGCCATCCGGCAGCTGGCTGAAGGTCTCACAGCTGATGATCTCCTGCTTGTACTCATCTCAG GTGGGGGCTCAGCCTTGCTCCCTGCCCCTATTCCTCCTGTGACACTGGAAGAAAAGCAGACACTCACCAAGCTGCTGGCAGCCCGTGGAGCCAACATCCAGGAGCTGAATACCATCCGGAAGGCCTTGTCCCAGCTCAAGGGTGGGGGGCTGGCTCAGGCTGCCTACCCTGCCCAG GTGGTGAGCCTGATTTTGTCAGACGTGGTGGGGGACCCGGTGGAGGTGATCGCCAGCGGCCCCACCGTGGCCAGCGTCCACAGCGTGCAAGACTGCCTGCACATCCTCAATCACTACGGCCTTCGAGCTGCCCTGCCCCGTTCCGTGAAGACTGTGTTGGCTCAGTCTGACTCTGACCCTCACGGGCCGCACAGCTGTGGTCACGTGCTCAACGTGATCATTGGCTCAAACGCGCTGGCCCTGGCTGAGGCCCAGCGGCAGGCCGAGGCACTGGGGTACAGGGCCGTGGTGCTGAGCGCAGCCATACAGGGTGACGTGAAAAGTGTGGCCCGGTTCTACGGGTTGCTCACCCGAGTGGCCGGAGCCCACCTCACCCCGCCTGTGACTAGGGCCTCCGTGGAGGAGGAGGCACAACTCTGGGAGCTGGCATCTGAGCTCCATCTCCCAGACCTGCAGCTCAAGGAGGCCCTGGAGGCCGTGGTGGAGGCCGGGGGCCCTGTCTGCCTGTTGGCTGGTGGTGAGCCCACCGTGCAGTTGCAGGGCTCAGGAAAGGGTGGCCGGAACCAGGAACTGGCTCTGCGTGTCGGAGCAGAGCTGGGACAACGGCCACTGGGGCCTCTGGAGGTGCTGTTTTTGAGTGGTGGCACCGATGGACAGGATGGGCCCACAGAGGCAGCTGGGGCCTGGGTCGTGCCTGAGCTTGCCAGCCAGGCTGCTGCTGAGGGCCTGGACGTGGCTGCCTTCCTATCCCGCAATGACTCTCATACCTTCTTCCGCTGTTTCCGAGGCGGGGCGCACCTGCTGCACACGGGGCTGACTGGGACCAATGTCATGGACGCCCACCTCCTGTTCCTGCGGCCGCGGTGA
- the GLYCTK gene encoding glycerate kinase isoform X4: MLLKPHSRVQVFEGAEDNLPDRDALRAAVAIRQLAEGLTADDLLLVLISGGGSALLPAPIPPVTLEEKQTLTKLLAARGANIQELNTIRKALSQLKGGGLAQAAYPAQVVSLILSDVVGDPVEVIASGPTVASVHSVQDCLHILNHYGLRAALPRSVKTVLAQSDSDPHGPHSCGHVLNVIIGSNALALAEAQRQAEALGYRAVVLSAAIQGDVKSVARFYGLLTRVAGAHLTPPVTRASVEEEAQLWELASELHLPDLQLKEALEAVVEAGGPVCLLAGGEPTVQLQGSGKGGRNQELALRVGAELGQRPLGPLEVLFLSGGTDGQDGPTEAAGAWVVPELASQAAAEGLDVAAFLSRNDSHTFFRCFRGGAHLLHTGLTGTNVMDAHLLFLRPR; the protein is encoded by the exons ATGCTGCTGAAGCCACACAGCCGTGTCCAGGTATTTGAGGGTGCAGAGGACAACCTGCCAGACCGAGATGCACTTCGGGCTGCAGTGGCCATCCGGCAGCTGGCTGAAGGTCTCACAGCTGATGATCTCCTGCTTGTACTCATCTCAG GTGGGGGCTCAGCCTTGCTCCCTGCCCCTATTCCTCCTGTGACACTGGAAGAAAAGCAGACACTCACCAAGCTGCTGGCAGCCCGTGGAGCCAACATCCAGGAGCTGAATACCATCCGGAAGGCCTTGTCCCAGCTCAAGGGTGGGGGGCTGGCTCAGGCTGCCTACCCTGCCCAG GTGGTGAGCCTGATTTTGTCAGACGTGGTGGGGGACCCGGTGGAGGTGATCGCCAGCGGCCCCACCGTGGCCAGCGTCCACAGCGTGCAAGACTGCCTGCACATCCTCAATCACTACGGCCTTCGAGCTGCCCTGCCCCGTTCCGTGAAGACTGTGTTGGCTCAGTCTGACTCTGACCCTCACGGGCCGCACAGCTGTGGTCACGTGCTCAACGTGATCATTGGCTCAAACGCGCTGGCCCTGGCTGAGGCCCAGCGGCAGGCCGAGGCACTGGGGTACAGGGCCGTGGTGCTGAGCGCAGCCATACAGGGTGACGTGAAAAGTGTGGCCCGGTTCTACGGGTTGCTCACCCGAGTGGCCGGAGCCCACCTCACCCCGCCTGTGACTAGGGCCTCCGTGGAGGAGGAGGCACAACTCTGGGAGCTGGCATCTGAGCTCCATCTCCCAGACCTGCAGCTCAAGGAGGCCCTGGAGGCCGTGGTGGAGGCCGGGGGCCCTGTCTGCCTGTTGGCTGGTGGTGAGCCCACCGTGCAGTTGCAGGGCTCAGGAAAGGGTGGCCGGAACCAGGAACTGGCTCTGCGTGTCGGAGCAGAGCTGGGACAACGGCCACTGGGGCCTCTGGAGGTGCTGTTTTTGAGTGGTGGCACCGATGGACAGGATGGGCCCACAGAGGCAGCTGGGGCCTGGGTCGTGCCTGAGCTTGCCAGCCAGGCTGCTGCTGAGGGCCTGGACGTGGCTGCCTTCCTATCCCGCAATGACTCTCATACCTTCTTCCGCTGTTTCCGAGGCGGGGCGCACCTGCTGCACACGGGGCTGACTGGGACCAATGTCATGGACGCCCACCTCCTGTTCCTGCGGCCGCGGTGA